Proteins encoded by one window of Nitrospira sp. SG-bin1:
- a CDS encoding toxin-antitoxin system, antitoxin component, Xre family protein, translating into MTTAQEQTILQKLRHLPPERVAEVEDFVDFLAHRQAEEHGLTQAAGQLATAAFARVWDNPADADYDRL; encoded by the coding sequence ATGACGACTGCGCAGGAACAGACGATTCTTCAAAAACTTCGGCATCTTCCTCCCGAACGCGTCGCCGAGGTGGAAGACTTCGTGGATTTTCTCGCCCACCGTCAGGCCGAGGAGCACGGTCTGACTCAGGCCGCCGGCCAGTTAGCCACCGCCGCATTCGCGCGGGTCTGGGACAACCCCGCTGACGCCGACTATGACCGGTTATGA